The DNA sequence TTTTGTTCCGAGTCAGCTAATTGAAAACAATAACGAACCGCCGGTTTATATTACAAATTGCAATATTGTTCCAATTGATTTTCCAAATCAGCAGAAAATCATTAATATCAATTCATTCAGCAAAACAAAAATTATAACTTTGCCTTATAATCAATATAAAATTGATTTTGAATTTGCTGCCTTGGATTATGTAACTCCGGAAAAAAATCAATATAAATATTTCCTAGAAAATTTTGATGAAAGAGCAGCACTTACTCAAAATAACAAAATATCTTATACAAATGTTTCTGATGGAAAATATATTTTTCACGTAAAAGGATCAAATAATGACGGCGTATGGAGTAAGAATGATGTAATGCTAACAATTATAATTAGAACACCATATTGGAAAACTTGGTGGTTTGTTTTATTAATTGCAGCAACAATTTCAATTTTGGTTATTTATTATATTACTTCACAAGTTAGAAATCTGCTTTCGGTAGAAAGATTAAGAACAAAATTAGCTGCTGATTTGCATGATAATATTGGATCAAGCTTAACGGAAATTTCAATTCTAAGTGAAGTAATTAATACAAAACTAAAAAGTAAGGATGAAGAAGTTGTAAAAAATCTGAACAAAATTAGTTTAAAATCTCGTTACTTAATTGATAAAATGAGCGATATTGTTTGGCTTGTAAATCCGCAAAGAGATTCTTTATATGATTTAATTTTACGATTGCAAGATACCTATTCGGAACTTCTTGCAGATACATCAATTTCATTCAGATCGGAAAATTTAAAATCGTTGGAAAAAGTAACTCTTTCTATGGAACACAGACAGCATTTATTTTTAGTTTTTAAAGAAGCAATAAATAATTCAATTACGCACAGCAGTTGTTCGGAAATTTTACTTAATGCAAAAGTTGAACGCAAAAAATTAGAAATGATTTTAACGGATAACGGTAAAGGTTTTATTGTTAATAATAATGATGAAAATTTAGGAAACGGTTTAACAAATATGCAGAAAAGAGCAAAAAAAATCGGCGGAAAATTATTTATAAATTCTGAAGTTGGTAAAGGTACCGTAGTTAAGTATATTGGTCATATTTAGTTAATTAAAAAAGTATTTTATGATAAATGTTGTAATTGTAGAAGACAGCAACACAATTAGAGAAGGATTAAAACTTCTAATAGATGGAACTGAAGGTTATTCTTGTATGGCTGCATTTTCTAATTGTGAAGATCTTCTTGAAGTTGTTGCAAAATTAAAAGTTGATGTAATTCTAATGGATATTGATCTTCCGGGAATTTCCGGAATTGAAGGAATTAGAAGAATAAAAAAAATCTCAGAAGAAATATTAATTTTAATTCTCACAATTTATGATGAAAATGAATTAATATTTGAAGCGCTTTGTGCAGGAGCTTCCGGATATTTGGTAAAAAAAACTCCTCCATCAAAATTGTTGGATGCAATTAGAGACGCTTATGAAGGCGGCGCGCCGATGACAAGCAACATTGCAAGAAAAGTTGTTGATTATTTCCAAAAATCAAAACCAATTCAAAAAGATTTTGAACATATAACTTTAACAAAACGAGAAAAAGAAGTTTTAAGCGGATTAGTTGAAGGAAACAGCTACAAAGCAATTGCCGATGAGTTAAATGTAAGTCTTGATACGGTTAGATTTCACTTTAGAAATATTTATAAAAAAATGCACGTCCACTCACAATCGGAAGCTGTTGTAAAAGCATTAAAAGAAGGCTTAGTATAATCCTACCAATAAATGCAGTAATTAATTTGTAAATTCGAAAATCCTCAAAAAAACTATCCTTTTATGTAGTTACAAAAATATTAAATTCTGAGTAACTTTTGGCTACTAAATCCGAAACGAATTTTATGAAAAAAGTAGTAATTGTTGAAGATGTAAAAAATATTCGTGAAGGTCTAAAAACATTAATTGATACTTCTGCAACATTTAAATGTATTGCCACTTTTGAGAACTTTGAAAAATTTGAAAAGAATTTAAAAAATCTAAATCCGGATATTATTCTTATTGATTTGGATTTGCCCGGAATTTCCGGAATAGAAGGAATTGAAAAACTTAAATCAATTTCAGAAAAATTCATAATTATTGTTCTTACTCTACACGAAGAAAACGATAGAATTTTTGATGCTCTTTCTGCAGGAGCAAGTAATTATTTGGTTAAAAATGCTTCACCCGAAAAAATAATTAATATTCTTGAAGATGCAGCAAATGGTAAAGTTCTTATGAGTTCATATATTGCAAGAAAGACAATTGAATTTTTAAGAAAGAAAAATTCTTTGCAAAAACTTGATAAAAAAGAAGAAGAAATACTAAAAAAAATTACGGAAGGAAACAGTTTAATTGCAATTGAAAATTCATTAAAAATAAGTTCCACAGAAATTAAAAGTAGTTTTAAAAATATTTATGATAAACTCTATGAACTTCAGAAATAGGAATTTATTAAATATACTACCCAAACAGACGGGAATTTTTACTATTTCTTTAAAAATTGATTAAAAAACAGTAGAAAAAGGTAGTTACTATATATAATAGAATTTTGTAAATTTATTTACATGTTCATTTATCAAAAAAAATACATTCAATAAAACTAACTGATTATTAATTCAAGGAGGCATCATGTTAAAAAAAGTAACAAGTATCATACTATTATTGATGTTCGTCTGCTCAGTAAGTAACCTAAAAGCTCAGGATTCACTTGATATATCAGTAACATATCAAGTTGATATGGAATTAGAGTTTTTAAAAGGAAGCTTTGATCCGGCGACAGATACAGTAGAGGTAAGGGGTTCATATTTTGGATGGGGAAGTGAAGCACCAGATATGGTTCAAAGTGCAGTAAATCCAAATATCTATGAACACACTGAAACCCAAAGAGCAACAGTTGGAGATAGTTTACCGGCATATAAATTTTATTATACCCAAGGTAATTGGGAAGGCGGAGATAATAAATATTATCAAATCACACAAGCAGATTATGATAATGGCTATGCAGTAGTAGCAAGACCATTTAATGATGCTACATTAGACGATGTAATAAATCAAGATGCAACAATACTATTTACAGTAAATACAGCAGGAGCACTATCTTCAATTAATAACACAGCATTTACAGCGGTAAATACAGTGCATTTAACAGGAGCAGTAACCCCATTAAAATGGCCTGATGGCGGATGGCCGGATGCTCAAATAGACAGAATGATAGCAATGTATGATAATGGAACTAATGGTGATGAAACATCTGGAGATGGAATATTTTCAGCAAATGTAACATTTCCACAATATACATCATTTAGAATACAGTATAAATATGGAATAAATTATGGAGATGCAGCCAATAATCAAGGTGGAAATGATAATGAAAACGGAGTTGGTGCAGATCATTTCATAAATTTAACAGCTGATTTAGTAACTGCAAAAGTTGAAAATGTTTTTGGTACAATGGGAGACCATAACTTAGTAAATGTCGTTACAAATCAATTGGATTCGATTGATATATCAGTAACATATCAAGTTGATATGGAATTAGAGTTTTTAAAAGGAAGCTTTGATCCGGCGACAGATACAGTAGAGGTAAGGGGTTCATATTTTGGATGGGGAAGTGAAGCACCAGATATGGTTCAAAGTGCAGTAAATCCAAATATCTATGAACACACTGAAACCCAAAGAGCAACAGTTGGAGATAGTTTACCGGCATATAAATTTTATTATACCCAAGGTAATTGGGAAGGCGGAGATAATAAATATTATCAAATCACACAAGCAGATTATGATAATGGCTATGCAGTAGTAGCAAGACCATTTAATGATGCTACATTAGACGATGTAATAAATCAAGATGCAACAATACTATTTACAGTAAATACAGCAGGAGCACTATCTTCAATTAATAACACAGCATTTACAGCGGTAAATACAGTGCATTTAACAGGAGCAGTAACCCCATTAAAATGGCCTGATGGCGGATGGCCGGATGCTCAAATAGACAGAATGATAGCAATGTATGATAATGGAACTAATGGTGATGAAACATCTGGAGATGGAATATTTTCAGCAAATGTAACATTTCCACAATATACATCATTTAGAATACAGTATAAATATGGAATAAATTATGGAGATGCAGCCAATAATCAAGGTGGAAATGATAATGAAAACGGAGTTGGTGCAGATCATTTCATAAATTTAACAGCTGATTTAGTAACTGCAAAAGTTGAAAATGTTTTTGGTACAATGGGAGACCATAACTTAACTGATATTGTTACAGACATTGAAATTATTGATCAATTGCCTACTCAATTCGAATTAGCACAGAATTATCCAAATCCTTTTAATCCGGAAACAACAATAAATTTCCAAATAACAAAACAAGAAAATGTTTCATTGAAAATTTACAACCTACTTGGACAAGAAGTTGCTACTTTAATTAATGAACCAATGGGAGCTGGCGTTTATCAAATTGGATTTAATGCATCAGAATTATCAAGTGGAATATATATTTATTCTATTACAGCTGGTGATTTCCATGCTTCTAAAAAAATGACTCTATTAAAGTAAAATTGATTATTTATTAAAAGCCGATTTAACAATCGGCTTTTAATCTAAATTAGTAATATGTAATTATCATTTCTTTTACTGAATGAATTTATTTAAATAATGAGAATTAATTGTTTAATCAATCTTTAAAATATATTTCTTTTCTATTTATATTTATCTCCATTCTAACTCACATTCCAGTTTTTCCGCAGGACGTTAATGAAAAAGTTATTGCCAGTATTGGTGATAATTATTTGCTGGAATCAGAATTTGAAAATAGATTGAATTTTTCTCCTAAAGAGGGAATTCAGGATAAAAACAATTCAGACGGCATAAAAAAAGAACTATTATATACAATAATTGCAGAAAAATTATGGTCAAATTATGCACAAGAAATTGGGTTTGAAAATAATATTTCTATAATTACTGCAAAAAATGTTATTGAAAAAATGTTAGTCCGTGATGAATTATATAAGCGTGAAATAAAAGATAAAATTTTATTTAATGATGACGAAGTCGAGAAAGCGGAATTTAAATTTAGTAGAATTTTAAAAACAACAATTTATTCATCAGTTGACAAAAATAAATTAATAGAACTTCAAAAATTATTTTCAGCAAACAAAAATTTAGAAAGCATTTCATCTTCAATCGATCCCAATCAAATTATTGTTAAAAATATTGAAATTACTTTTGGTGATCTTCCGGAAGGAATTGAGAATTTATTATATAATTTAGAACCTAATTCTGCTTCTGCTTTAATTCAAATGGATTCAATTTGGAATATTTTTTATATCAACGAAATTATTGA is a window from the Ignavibacteriota bacterium genome containing:
- a CDS encoding response regulator transcription factor encodes the protein MKKVVIVEDVKNIREGLKTLIDTSATFKCIATFENFEKFEKNLKNLNPDIILIDLDLPGISGIEGIEKLKSISEKFIIIVLTLHEENDRIFDALSAGASNYLVKNASPEKIINILEDAANGKVLMSSYIARKTIEFLRKKNSLQKLDKKEEEILKKITEGNSLIAIENSLKISSTEIKSSFKNIYDKLYELQK
- a CDS encoding T9SS type A sorting domain-containing protein codes for the protein MLKKVTSIILLLMFVCSVSNLKAQDSLDISVTYQVDMELEFLKGSFDPATDTVEVRGSYFGWGSEAPDMVQSAVNPNIYEHTETQRATVGDSLPAYKFYYTQGNWEGGDNKYYQITQADYDNGYAVVARPFNDATLDDVINQDATILFTVNTAGALSSINNTAFTAVNTVHLTGAVTPLKWPDGGWPDAQIDRMIAMYDNGTNGDETSGDGIFSANVTFPQYTSFRIQYKYGINYGDAANNQGGNDNENGVGADHFINLTADLVTAKVENVFGTMGDHNLVNVVTNQLDSIDISVTYQVDMELEFLKGSFDPATDTVEVRGSYFGWGSEAPDMVQSAVNPNIYEHTETQRATVGDSLPAYKFYYTQGNWEGGDNKYYQITQADYDNGYAVVARPFNDATLDDVINQDATILFTVNTAGALSSINNTAFTAVNTVHLTGAVTPLKWPDGGWPDAQIDRMIAMYDNGTNGDETSGDGIFSANVTFPQYTSFRIQYKYGINYGDAANNQGGNDNENGVGADHFINLTADLVTAKVENVFGTMGDHNLTDIVTDIEIIDQLPTQFELAQNYPNPFNPETTINFQITKQENVSLKIYNLLGQEVATLINEPMGAGVYQIGFNASELSSGIYIYSITAGDFHASKKMTLLK
- a CDS encoding response regulator transcription factor; this translates as MINVVIVEDSNTIREGLKLLIDGTEGYSCMAAFSNCEDLLEVVAKLKVDVILMDIDLPGISGIEGIRRIKKISEEILILILTIYDENELIFEALCAGASGYLVKKTPPSKLLDAIRDAYEGGAPMTSNIARKVVDYFQKSKPIQKDFEHITLTKREKEVLSGLVEGNSYKAIADELNVSLDTVRFHFRNIYKKMHVHSQSEAVVKALKEGLV